CTGTATCGAACACTGCAGTAAACTTTTATGCATTAAAATAGTGATTACTTCCCGGctaattttgtataaaattgcTTTCTAATATTTAATGTACATTTCATTGCTTTTTATTAAGTTGTTTGCTCCAGGCATTCCTTTTATCATAGCCTGACTGATATAATGGACAATACAGAAATTGCTGGACTAGCAAAATAGCTATAATCTGAGATATTGGTGTATTTTCCTATTGTGATACAATTTTTTGTGCTTAAAATCAGGTTGCAAGTGCAATGCTCAATCTACTAATGAGAGAAATATTTGGATTCCGTATGATGCAAACTGATCCGAATTGGTCAAATTTCTTCTATGATCCAGAGAAAAAGAAGGTTAGTTTTAGTTGTAGTATTGTACAAGAATGAATAAATGGCTTTTACTATtcttaattcattttttaatatctgGAGTTGCAAACAGGGATTTGTTATTGCGATGGATAATGTATGATGAGATGACCATGCACGAATAAATTGATATTCTGGAATTATGGCACTAAATTCTTTTATATTCTAAATGAGTCTATTTCAGcaaactcatatatatatatgcatcaGGGGGTTGAATGAGAAAGACTCATCTACTCCACTGATTAGTTTTTCTTTGGATACACTTTTGTAAAAATTTCTATTCTCTAACCAACAATTTTACTCACAGTGCTATTTCTTGAACAATAGTGTTTCTTTATATTGTACTTTAGACAAATTgctaatttttattgttttagatCAGAACATCACTATTTTTCTTTTGTCTTGATACTTCCTAGaacaattcaattttcaatgttttcactTTTAGATCCATTTACTTGATTTCGGAGCTAGTCGAGAATATTCTGACAAGTTTGTAGATGAATATATTGAGGTAGTACGAGCTGCATCATTAGGTGATAGAAACACTGTcttggaaaaatcaagaaatttaaaatttctaacAGGATACGAGTCTAAGGTCAGCGTTcattattcgaaaaaatattaattaaccAATTTGGTTCTAttagttttttcaaaatatcaaataaatatatgcAACAAAGTCGTTTGATATTGGTTTGACTTGTCCACTTGTCtgatttgccatatgattaagccatctatCATCTTTCCTCTGCCTACTTGTGGCCATCTTTAATGAAATGGTTTTGGATAAAAATACTGATAATATTAATTCTTTCTAACAGGTTATGGAGGATGCTCACATTGACGCAGTAATGATACTTGGTGAGCCTTTTGCAAAAGATGGAGAATTTGATTTCACCACTCAAGACACAACTCGTCGCATCGTTAGCCTAGTGCCAACTATGATGGAGCATAGACTCACTGCACCACCAGAAGAAAGCTACTCTTTACATCGCAAACTTTCTGGCGGTTTCTTGATTgcgtcaaaattaaaaagcaaattTGAATGCAAACATATATTTGATAGGTTATATGATGCATATCATGACAAAAAAGCAAAGATTGTTCACTGAAAACAGAAATTGGACTGTGTAGTTTGACTTTCTCATTTTTGCCaaaaactattattttcatattataaaGATTACTGAATCAAGCAATTTTTAGTAGTTTGgggatgaaaaaaaaataatagtaaaatgaTGAATTTGCGCAAGAATATGctaaaaaatatgtataatgTTTCAATATACAAAAGTTCGCTTTTGTTCAAGATTTGAGTATGTCTTGTAATTCAAATGCAGATTCGTTGAATATTGGGAATGAGGCATTTCAGTGTAATGTATCAGTACTGACAATTAACGAATTTATATTTGTACTTCTTCACACTGTGGAATTGTGTGATAGTGAATACACACGTTCTTCATGTATGTTGTTGGGATTTATATAGCAATTATTACCACGTATCATAGAAGATCATGAAATTGGACATTTACTCTTGTGGGAAAAGATTTAAATTACAATACTAACTAGAGATTGATAAGTATATTTtagggatttacatatttatcccgggggagaggaaagccgaagATTGGAACCTGCGAACCCCACGCAGACTAATttgaggtgcggtggcgagcgtattcctaacgcttagcccgttgagtcACAACGCCGAGCCGTAATCATCGATCGCCAGCCGTGAGAAACTTAACTAATAGAGAGTATGTGTGACCCAGATATACAGTAATCGATAGTTTGATTTTCCACCATactgaaaatatacatattgTGCACTCAAAATTAAGTAAAAAAGTTGCATTTCGAGGTGAGTGGAGGCGCGGTGAACCGGTGCTGGTTTTAGAGAAACGGCACCCGGGAATAATTCGCCTTCATAATATGttaaaaggtaaaaaaaatttatgaggCAAAGATTCAACGCAACATGGTGACGGTAATTTGAACTATGAATAAGTTTAAACTATTGGAAATTTCTAGTAATCACCAGGAGCAATTGCACCACATGGATAATTCGCAACTCTAACACTAAGGTGGTTGGCTTGTGGTAAACCTCATCAGACAAATAGCTTACTTTTAAATCAATAATGATAGATGTTTTAAAATGGGCTCGTTTGGACTGCATATTAACCAATAAACTACTTTTTTGGGAAAACataaaattgtatattattGAGCATAAGCCTTATGCTGATGGCATGGAAAGTCTAAAACAGACAGATTTATAATATTACCAACTTCATTTGAGGCGATCTTGTGGACAACCAACGTGGCAATAAATTTGTTGGTTTTGGAACTGTTGCCTTCTTTATTGAATTATGTGTAATTCCATTCATTGTTGTGTTTTATAGCCAACCTAACATGATATGTGAATATAGCTTGTGTATAACTTGATCTATTCGAGGTTCATGTATGTTCATAAGATACAGAAGTACACTGGTATGATGTGCCTATCTGTATAATATAACTTCTCTACAACCTGGAAATTCAACTACTCAGTTGAATTGTCTTAGATTGAATATGTCTCAACAAATAGAAATATACTCTTAAGATCAAAAGTATCATTCATTGGGCAGCCGACTTTAGAATCTTCAAACTTCTTTAGTAAGTTGATAAGCCCGCTGCAGGCGAGTTGGAGAGGCGCGTCATGAACTCCAAAGACTTTGTTAAAGAATTTCTTCAAACAACATCGCCCCGGATGAAATTATGGTTATTAACTAAATGTAGTTTCACTTTTACCCAATTTTCCAATTGACTTGGCTATAAGAATGATCTGCAAACGAGTAGAATGAGACAGTTCATTGAGCTATGAGctcagtgatttccctacacccctgcgggccaattacggccggcgtgacgatttaaaatggcccgccgaacttgagtgaaatagtttaacccttcatgtggtaccttttgagttttagataccgcccattgttacatcattatcacagtttaagcacgtttatttcgtaacaattgaattataccggtatcttatgtatacgtatgggtattaggattacacactgcagtattttagatatcagccgtatattaggaaagcttaaagatgtcacaaaacgaaaactaggcacggaaaacagacgtttttttatatgaatgacagcgtttttatttctttattgaaaagaatcaaacttcagcgatttgtcttcttaccgaaacatatttcagttctgaaggaatacaatattatgatcagttgacgcgcgtatttcaaaatttaattcattgcttttaattcatacaaaagtcaaacaaacatgttccaaaaaaatgtgaaatgtgtaacaaaacaagccataagtagccattcatacaatgccaaatgagcaagtaacttcattagtcactatcagttgcaaattacttgttgaaacgtagtagtatatatttacggttgaaagccgtgcttgttttctatttcccgggaattctatcagctaaatattataattattgatttcattacataacaaactgcgatgctaggtgtatctaaaatcaagcttagagcctattttggtacctatttctcaaaattttctctgAGCGCTTGAGcgctgaaccccagccgtgacgtcccgcacttttcctcgctccccttttatggccctacaattttattctgctgtggattttggctcgccgtcaatcaacttgagGGGGGGGGGcctcatgtacatcgtttcttgaatacataccatttttttaagaatacaaagagcctagttttatctctaatagcaaattattcaccaccccctaaattttgaaacaccccccttaaaaagaaaagctggggaacatactgtaTGAGCTATCGATCGTCAAGATATGTGAAGCCGCATCAATCTGTTTTAAAGTGCGGCTAATTTAGGTTTTCTGAAGGAGCATTATCAACAAATTTTCGAACCAGCGGTCGGTCCTTCTGTCtaaaccaacgactaacataccggtctAAACTGTTTCGCAGATATTGTTCAGACATAACAAAGATTACTTGTCTCTTTCTCTAATAGCCCCAgaatttgtgatatatatatatatatgttcaacaTTTTCACAGAAGGATTTTTCGATACGTCGATGATTATGTTTAAAAGTCACGGCAACCACCAAATTACGAATATATGATCatataaacaaagaaaaaactTCGATGCATGATAAAGACATGATTGTTGGCGCCTGTGTATAAATCGTTGTTTAGATAGATCCCAGAGCTAGTTTGAACTTTCGCCAAATTACGCTGATTTTTTATATCACACTATCGTTTTTTAAGATAAATATTAAGCTTTGTGTATTTtcctcaatatatatatatataaatatatttttaatttcggaTTGTTGGGCATTAATGGAATTTGATTCCTAAGACAGTCGAATTTTAACCTTTGACCAGGtagcaaatttaattttttagttgAGTCATAATATTTATGGCACATTGTTTTTACTTATCAGGGCTGCTGCAGCAAAATTTTGTTTGCTGAAGCACAGATAAAGTGTAGCATGTTTGCTTGCTCTCttcaaatacaaacaaaaatctTGTGACTAGGGTCTCGTGACTAGGGTCTCGTGACTCAAAATGATTACCTGATAAacaagataaatatataaatgccTGATGATTGAATCAATTGTACATTTGCAGCTTGTCAGCATACAAAACAACAATGTTCaagtttgttttattgtttgtcGTATCCAGCGTTGTTGTGTTTGCTCAGGAACGAGCTTGCGGTAAGGTCTAATGTTAATCTGATgctacattttattttattatgttaaCTTGATCTAGGTGTTGACAAATGTCAACTAAATAACAGCCTCGAGGCTAAAACAGTTTTGAATAATGTACAATTATATATCTGAAAATGCATGAAAATGTGACATTTTTCTCTTACTTTTCAGTTGCTCCAAAGCAGTTTGAATCGAGACTATATCAGGTTTGTGACATTTCAACTAACGACTGAAATTGTTAAACATTTGTATTTCGATGCAACTTGTTAAAATGCTGATAAAATTTCATGTTCCTAAACTAGCCCGGCCGATTTCGCTCTTTTATTCTTATAATAGGTCTTAAAATGCCAGATCATCTTCCATAGGCATTTCGTTTTTCAATTGGCGAGAGACTATTGAACATATTAAAACAAAGTGGTTGGGTAcacattaaatatatattgtataaaaatgaTACTTTCAATTACGCCccataaatgaaatatattttgcattacctcagtctgattattattttttttcagtatgATCATTACACCAACTTCTATCGCAAAGGACGTATGATCTATGATGCAGTAGGAGAACGGGTTAGATTCATAGAGGAAACTGCAGAAAATCAAACAAGACCATCAGAAGACATTTTGATACTCTTCCGTGAGGTAACAACTAGATATCgccacgctaataaccgaattgcgtaagtcatttttagcgattttgagtttttaataaaataggtatttatgaaatgctgcgcacctgtctgttactcagattttattttaggaattccgaaacccataaaaatggagatttagtatgacaagcacatttgtgcaattgtttcgtcataatgaattatcattgttatcgcaggactattgtgacgtcacaaatgcaaaataacctcggatcagtattttcgagtttttgcatctcggattctagcttagcgcgtattaatttgaatttatactgcAGTATAGGTATagtattgggtgcattgctgttttattctttatattcaatcttagtcttatttcggtgggtgtgcagaacgtgttatattattgaaatatatatttttaaacataaaaaataatgtaattgaaactgattagctattttggggattagacattgtagatactgaaaattacattcgtttttggaatgtttagttttcaggactggtgcatatagtaaagttccaaaattgcgtatgtccccaagtcatagacacatttctgctcAAGTCACAGTgcgtcattatgacgtcacttaactgcgttaTACAAATTAAcataaatccggctacgatcaaaaaattgaaccatggcaaaatattgactctcaatggcataacaatatcactaagaagttttttacgtttttttcataactgctaaaaatgacttacgcaattcggttattagcgtgacgatatatttttctatatatttttcgtTCAAAACATACACGCTCGACATAATCTATTTGTAAGCAaccatttattttattcagaatagCAAAATAAAGTTTCATAAAATAAGTTTGCTTTATTTTGAATCTGTTTTGTAGCGAAAAGAATACACTCTCGACTTGAAAACAGGTAAATGTGTGACGTCATCCCCCAAAATGGATTTCCGGCCAATCGGTGTAGAACCCGGATACAAGCATGCTGAAGATTTGATAATTGGATCGATCCCCGAGGAAGGAGTTGAGATATCAGTCTGGTACATGACAGAAAACTCGACAGATGTTCAAGGTAAGAAGTATAAGCAAATTTCGAGACACAACCTATTGCTATTATTGACTGAAGGTGACTAAACAAAATAACAGGATTCAAAACTAACTACCGGTATGTAATATTGTCATTCTTTATATTTGGATACGCTACTCAAATTGACTTCTTATATACCCCAGGTAGACAACTATTGCCTAGGCCCGAGGCGGCTCATGCATATGGCAAAATACAGTTTCTTTCTCGGTTACCAGTTTAGATCAATTATTGTGTTATTTGTGAGATAATCCACTGCGTTGATGTGAAGTGAATCCGACCATCACTTTCATTTCtaatttgacatttttgataaaaattgaaaataatccacaaaatACTACGAAGTGGGACTAACTATAATGGATTGACCTTTCAttgaaaacaatattcaaaataagaaaagcgaacaaaattttcaatcttATATTTTACCTCGAATcctataatatttttatgtaatattttgaCAGGAACTTTCATTTCTGAATTCACTCGTCATGACTGCATTCCATTCTATCATGAGTTCGAAGGGATGATGCACGGGGGGAAAATGCATTATCATAGAACGTATGAAttctttttctaaaatattataatactaCACTATATACAATTAATTAGAAATAATTAGATTGTATTTCCAAACTTTGCAAACAATCATGTGGAACTCATTgtgtaataattttatatatgttatattataGGGCAATTGTTATATATCCCAATGGCAATATTTCGTGTTGTTTGCATCAAATAATGCCTACATTTAATACCTTGGTAATTTcagatattatgacgtcacctTAAGAGAAATCAAGCCTGAAGACTTTAATGTGCCGAAGGAATGCTCTCCTCATTTTGGTACAACGTTGCTGTAGTTGTATTAGCTATGCATCTTTTCAAATAAATAgcaatttcaataattttatcttCAATATGAAATTAATCAGAAATAAGCCTAATCATTGCATTTATTCTGTCTTTAtccaattcaaaaataaagtctGAAGCATCTTTACTGCTATTTGGTTATAGTATTGCCGGGATATATGTCTAAGCATATACCGTTTGTGAGACTTGGACcctgaaataaaatagtttCAACGCAAATTGCCTGCAAGGAGTTTATTTAACGCAAATTGCCGGCAAGGAGTTTAGTGACAACAAACAATTATCAAGAGGGTCTAGGACTGCGAGCATGCCGAACCCATGCGCTATTCACCAAGCCCTCGTCAAACCCCATCGTATTGAACGGTTGAAACGAGTAGCGCAATGAGAATTTATAAAGAGGAAGCTAATTTCGTACAATgttttgaaaagtataagtttatttcgaatccataatcagcataacaataaaatgatgggtaaaaataaataaataaaaacttattattatgaaatcaggagagcaaacaaaaccttagatgaGGTTTAAAACGtgcagaatgtatataagataaggaaggttttgccaagaagaagcggtacgtgttcactcacctaaaatatttgaaatatttcacacacgagcacacgcacccacacacacatccatacagaagttataaagtaagaagaacatgataaattacatatatactggtagttaaa
This is a stretch of genomic DNA from Styela clava chromosome 2, kaStyClav1.hap1.2, whole genome shotgun sequence. It encodes these proteins:
- the LOC120336512 gene encoding ependymin-1-like is translated as MFKFVLLFVVSSVVVFAQERACVAPKQFESRLYQYDHYTNFYRKGRMIYDAVGERVRFIEETAENQTRPSEDILILFRERKEYTLDLKTGKCVTSSPKMDFRPIGVEPGYKHAEDLIIGSIPEEGVEISVWYMTENSTDVQGTFISEFTRHDCIPFYHEFEGMMHGGKMHYHRTYYDVTLREIKPEDFNVPKECSPHFGTTLL